One region of Hoeflea sp. 108 genomic DNA includes:
- a CDS encoding cytochrome c oxidase subunit 3 codes for MDMTVATKEEEAPDAGDFLLWILVWSELAAFGILLAAFMVAGIFQAEAFAAARLHLNTPLAALNTAVLLTSGWQAARAARPGMPRARRQRSLVRAALLGLGFVAIKLFEYSGEIAHVGGEAYGAFFELYFLLTGFHLLHVLFGSAVLLLVRWKMEQSNIILITTLWHVFDLIWIVMFPIVYLA; via the coding sequence ATGGATATGACAGTGGCCACCAAGGAAGAAGAGGCTCCTGACGCGGGCGATTTCCTGCTTTGGATACTGGTTTGGAGCGAACTTGCCGCGTTCGGCATCCTGCTCGCGGCCTTCATGGTCGCCGGTATCTTCCAGGCGGAGGCGTTTGCCGCGGCACGATTGCATCTGAATACGCCGCTTGCTGCCCTGAATACCGCGGTGCTGCTCACCAGCGGCTGGCAGGCCGCCCGCGCTGCCCGTCCAGGTATGCCACGGGCGCGAAGGCAAAGGTCGCTGGTGCGCGCTGCCTTGCTGGGCCTCGGTTTCGTTGCAATCAAGCTGTTCGAATATAGCGGCGAGATCGCCCATGTCGGAGGTGAAGCCTATGGCGCCTTCTTCGAACTCTATTTCCTTCTGACCGGCTTCCACCTGCTGCATGTCCTCTTCGGCTCCGCGGTGCTGTTGCTCGTCAGATGGAAGATGGAGCAGTCGAACATAATCCTCATCACCACGCTCTGGCACGTCTTCGACCTGATCTGGATCGTCATGTTCCCAATCGTCTACCTGGCGTGA
- the nirK gene encoding copper-containing nitrite reductase → MLTRREALLGTATGAAAAALLGSVLATPALAQAKVADVAGLPRIKVDLVAPPFAHAHDQVAKGGPKVIEYRMTIKEQPMVIDGEGTTLRAMTYEGSMPGPLMIVHEGDYVELTLVNPETNEMPHNIDFHAATGALGGGALTHVNPGEQAVLRWKATRTGTFVYHCAPTGMIPWHVVSGMSGAVMVLPRDGLKDENGKALKYDRIFYIGEHDLYVPRDENGKYKKYDSLGDSYDETLKVMRGLIPTHVVFNGKVGSLTGDHALKAKVGETVLFIHAQANRDSRPHLIGGHGDHVWEEGKFANAPAKNLETWFIRGGSAGAALYTFLQPGVYAYVNHNLIEAAELGATAHVVVDGEWDDDLMKQVAAPGPIPTN, encoded by the coding sequence ATGTTGACGCGACGCGAAGCACTCTTGGGTACGGCCACAGGTGCGGCAGCGGCCGCGCTTCTCGGTTCGGTCCTGGCGACCCCGGCTCTGGCGCAGGCCAAGGTGGCCGATGTCGCCGGCTTGCCGAGGATCAAGGTCGACCTCGTCGCCCCGCCGTTTGCCCATGCTCATGACCAGGTCGCCAAGGGCGGACCCAAGGTCATCGAATACCGCATGACCATCAAGGAGCAGCCCATGGTCATCGACGGCGAAGGCACCACGCTGAGGGCAATGACCTATGAAGGTTCCATGCCCGGGCCGCTCATGATCGTGCATGAGGGCGATTATGTCGAACTCACGCTGGTCAATCCCGAAACAAACGAGATGCCGCATAACATCGATTTCCATGCAGCCACCGGCGCGCTGGGCGGTGGTGCCCTCACCCACGTCAACCCGGGAGAGCAAGCGGTTCTGCGCTGGAAAGCGACCCGCACCGGCACCTTCGTCTACCACTGCGCGCCGACCGGCATGATTCCCTGGCACGTCGTCTCCGGTATGAGCGGCGCGGTCATGGTCCTGCCGCGCGACGGACTGAAGGACGAGAATGGCAAGGCGCTTAAGTATGACCGCATCTTCTACATCGGCGAGCACGACCTCTACGTCCCGCGCGACGAGAACGGCAAATACAAGAAATACGACAGCCTCGGCGACAGCTATGACGAGACGCTGAAAGTGATGCGGGGCCTGATCCCGACCCACGTCGTCTTCAACGGCAAGGTCGGTTCGCTGACCGGCGACCACGCCCTCAAGGCAAAGGTTGGCGAGACAGTGCTGTTCATCCACGCCCAGGCCAACCGGGACAGCCGTCCTCATCTGATCGGCGGCCACGGCGACCATGTGTGGGAAGAAGGCAAGTTCGCCAACGCGCCGGCCAAGAACCTCGAAACCTGGTTCATTCGCGGCGGATCTGCGGGTGCGGCGCTCTACACCTTCCTGCAGCCAGGGGTCTACGCCTACGTCAACCACAACCTGATCGAGGCTGCCGAACTCGGCGCAACGGCTCATGTGGTCGTCGACGGCGAATGGGATGACGACCTGATGAAACAGGTTGCAGCACCCGGCCCGATCCCGACCAACTGA
- a CDS encoding NnrS family protein: protein MAIPRVRPGNYPAVLSYGFRPFFLLGSLFAGLAILAWLPMIYGRLATASTFAPVDWHIHEMIFGYVAAIVTGFLLTAIPNWTGRLPVQGGALAALVAIWLAGRLAVFFSVGIGWLAAAMIDSSFLLAVAVAAAVEIIAGRNWRNLKVLAPVSVMFAANVVYHLEVHFNGEADIARRLGIGATVVLIMIIGGRIIPSFTRNWLARHGQGRLPVPFNSFDAVTIVGSAVALLAWTCFPDHAASGAVLAVAAGLNVVRLARWAGDRTLRDPLVFVLHVAYAFVPVGFALAGLAVALPDVVAPAAGLHAFGTGAIGTMTLAVMARATLGHTGRELHAGNATCMVFVAVIASAILRIGYAFLPAMTSLLHLSAAAWTLAFLGYAAVYGGILLRPRLRARHPNPASS, encoded by the coding sequence ATGGCCATTCCCCGTGTCCGGCCAGGCAACTATCCCGCCGTTCTGTCTTACGGGTTCCGCCCGTTCTTCCTGCTTGGCTCGCTCTTTGCAGGACTGGCCATACTGGCATGGCTGCCGATGATTTACGGGCGTCTAGCGACGGCGAGCACATTTGCGCCGGTTGACTGGCACATCCACGAGATGATCTTTGGCTATGTCGCGGCCATTGTAACCGGCTTCCTGCTCACGGCCATTCCCAACTGGACCGGCCGGCTGCCGGTGCAGGGGGGGGCGCTCGCGGCGCTGGTGGCTATCTGGCTGGCCGGCCGCTTGGCGGTGTTCTTCTCGGTCGGCATTGGTTGGCTCGCGGCCGCAATGATCGACAGCTCCTTCCTGCTGGCGGTAGCCGTCGCAGCCGCAGTCGAGATCATCGCCGGCCGCAACTGGCGCAACCTCAAAGTGCTCGCACCGGTCAGCGTCATGTTTGCAGCCAATGTCGTCTACCACCTCGAAGTGCACTTCAACGGCGAGGCCGATATCGCTCGCCGGCTGGGGATCGGCGCCACCGTGGTGCTGATCATGATTATCGGGGGCCGCATCATCCCGAGCTTCACCCGCAACTGGCTGGCGCGCCACGGGCAAGGGCGCTTGCCGGTGCCGTTCAACAGCTTCGATGCCGTTACGATCGTAGGCTCGGCGGTCGCCCTTTTGGCCTGGACCTGTTTCCCGGATCATGCGGCAAGCGGTGCAGTCCTGGCAGTCGCAGCAGGGCTGAACGTGGTACGGCTCGCTCGCTGGGCCGGTGACCGCACCTTGCGCGATCCGCTGGTGTTTGTCCTGCATGTTGCCTATGCCTTCGTGCCGGTCGGGTTCGCGTTGGCCGGGCTTGCAGTCGCATTGCCCGATGTCGTGGCTCCGGCCGCAGGCCTGCACGCTTTCGGAACAGGGGCCATCGGCACGATGACCTTGGCGGTGATGGCCCGGGCAACACTGGGGCATACGGGGCGCGAATTGCATGCCGGCAATGCCACCTGCATGGTCTTCGTTGCCGTGATCGCGTCGGCAATCCTCAGAATTGGCTATGCCTTCCTGCCCGCCATGACATCGCTGCTGCATTTGTCGGCCGCCGCCTGGACACTCGCTTTCCTCGGTTATGCCGCAGTTTACGGCGGCATTCTGCTGCGTCCGCGCTTGCGGGCACGACATCCCAATCCCGCGTCGTCGTAA
- a CDS encoding cbb3-type cytochrome c oxidase subunit I, translating to MKYQTQKIAMTYFYGALVLFLAQVAFGVLAGTIYVLPNTLSELLPFNIIRMIHTNALVVWLLMGFMGATYYLLPEETETELYSPKLAILQFWMFFIAAGIAVVGYLFRIHEGREFLEQPFIIKVGIVVVVLMFLFNITMTALKGRKTAVTNILLFGLWALAIFFLFSFYNPSNLALDKMYWWYVIHLWVEGVWELIMASVLAFLMIKLNGVDREVVEKWLYVIVGLALFSGILGTGHHYYWIGAPGYWQWIGSLFSTLEVAPFFSMVLFTFHMTWKAGRNHPNKAALLWSIGCSVMAFFGAGVWGFLHTLSSVNYYTHGTQVTAAHGHLAFFGAYVMLNLAMMAYAIPEIKGRAPYNQWLSILSFWMMVTAMSVMTFALTFAGVVQVHLQRVLGESYMDVQDQLALFYWVRLGSGVVVVISALMFMWAVLVPGHEHRSKSARILQPAE from the coding sequence ATGAAGTACCAAACGCAAAAGATCGCAATGACCTATTTCTACGGCGCGCTAGTCCTGTTCCTGGCACAGGTCGCCTTCGGCGTGCTCGCGGGCACGATCTACGTGCTGCCCAACACCCTGTCCGAGCTTCTGCCTTTCAACATCATCCGCATGATCCACACCAACGCGCTGGTGGTCTGGCTCTTGATGGGCTTCATGGGCGCAACCTACTACCTGCTGCCCGAAGAGACCGAGACCGAACTCTACAGCCCGAAGCTGGCGATCCTCCAGTTCTGGATGTTCTTCATAGCGGCCGGCATCGCCGTGGTCGGTTACCTGTTTCGCATTCACGAGGGCCGCGAATTCCTCGAACAGCCCTTCATCATCAAGGTGGGCATCGTCGTTGTCGTGCTGATGTTCCTGTTCAACATCACCATGACGGCGCTGAAGGGGCGCAAGACCGCCGTCACCAACATCCTTCTGTTCGGGCTTTGGGCGTTGGCGATCTTCTTCCTGTTCTCGTTCTACAACCCGTCAAACCTCGCGCTCGACAAGATGTACTGGTGGTACGTCATCCATCTCTGGGTCGAGGGTGTGTGGGAGCTGATCATGGCGTCGGTGCTCGCCTTCCTGATGATCAAGCTCAACGGCGTCGACCGCGAGGTGGTGGAGAAGTGGCTCTACGTTATCGTCGGCCTCGCCTTGTTCTCGGGTATCCTCGGCACCGGCCATCACTATTATTGGATTGGCGCGCCTGGCTACTGGCAATGGATCGGCTCGCTGTTTTCAACACTCGAAGTGGCGCCGTTCTTCTCGATGGTGCTGTTTACTTTCCACATGACCTGGAAGGCCGGCCGCAACCATCCCAACAAGGCAGCACTGCTGTGGTCGATCGGCTGCTCCGTCATGGCGTTTTTTGGCGCCGGCGTCTGGGGCTTTCTGCATACGCTGTCGTCGGTGAACTACTACACCCATGGCACGCAGGTGACGGCGGCGCACGGACACCTCGCATTTTTCGGCGCCTATGTGATGCTCAATCTGGCGATGATGGCCTATGCCATCCCCGAGATTAAGGGGCGAGCGCCTTACAACCAGTGGCTCTCGATCTTGAGCTTCTGGATGATGGTGACGGCGATGTCGGTGATGACCTTCGCGCTCACCTTCGCAGGCGTTGTCCAGGTGCACCTCCAGCGCGTGCTGGGCGAGAGCTACATGGACGTGCAGGACCAGCTAGCCCTGTTCTACTGGGTACGCCTCGGTTCCGGTGTCGTGGTCGTCATTTCGGCACTGATGTTCATGTGGGCGGTTCTCGTTCCCGGCCACGAACACCGCTCAAAGTCGGCCCGCATTCTCCAGCCCGCCGAATGA
- a CDS encoding Crp/Fnr family transcriptional regulator: MSRLNRSLIAGMPIFQGMAPAELDGMLVKARSLRIAKDQTVFEQEGEAHSFFLLLSGHVRVVKTTPDGQQVIVRYISPGELMGIAHALGRTTYPASAVAAVDCVVLAWPGHLWPEMAANFPNFGAGTYKTVGARLQETQARVVELATEQVEQRVAHALLRLVKQTGRKTEEGILIDFPISRQDIAEMTGTTLHTVSRLLTAWEEKGLVKSGRQKVTVIEPHRLFALAEGQADKG; this comes from the coding sequence TTGAGCCGACTCAATCGCTCGCTGATTGCAGGCATGCCTATATTCCAGGGAATGGCCCCTGCCGAGCTGGATGGCATGCTCGTGAAAGCGCGCTCGCTGCGCATCGCCAAGGACCAGACGGTGTTCGAACAGGAAGGCGAGGCCCACTCCTTCTTCCTGCTGCTCAGCGGCCATGTGCGGGTTGTCAAGACTACGCCCGACGGCCAGCAGGTCATCGTCCGCTACATCAGCCCGGGTGAACTGATGGGCATCGCCCATGCTTTGGGGCGCACCACCTATCCGGCCAGTGCTGTCGCCGCCGTCGACTGTGTCGTGCTGGCATGGCCCGGCCATCTGTGGCCCGAAATGGCCGCAAATTTCCCGAATTTCGGCGCCGGAACCTACAAGACCGTCGGCGCTAGGCTGCAGGAAACGCAGGCGCGCGTCGTCGAACTCGCCACCGAACAGGTCGAACAGCGCGTTGCACATGCCCTGCTGCGGTTGGTCAAACAGACGGGCCGCAAGACCGAAGAAGGCATCCTCATCGACTTCCCGATTTCGCGGCAGGACATTGCCGAAATGACGGGCACCACATTGCACACGGTCAGCCGCCTGCTCACCGCCTGGGAAGAAAAGGGGTTGGTCAAGAGCGGGCGCCAGAAGGTGACCGTGATCGAACCACACCGGCTGTTTGCGCTGGCCGAGGGCCAGGCTGACAAGGGCTGA
- a CDS encoding DUF1858 domain-containing protein, whose amino-acid sequence MKSRFDHDMTMDTIMRRWPGSIRVILGHGMLCVGCPIASFHTVSDAAREHLLDEDLLVADLTKLMK is encoded by the coding sequence ATGAAGTCACGTTTCGACCACGACATGACGATGGACACCATCATGCGCCGGTGGCCCGGTTCGATCCGGGTCATTCTGGGCCATGGCATGCTTTGCGTCGGTTGCCCGATCGCCTCGTTCCATACGGTGTCTGATGCCGCACGAGAGCATCTTCTCGATGAAGATTTGCTGGTCGCGGACCTGACGAAATTGATGAAATGA
- a CDS encoding hemerythrin domain-containing protein, protein MNRPTASNRLASLELLYGRTLRICDELEEVADTLPNPDRRLCRRLAVDLVESVSVVTRREEQYLFPLLVTPDETAIVTRLREEHAQDRSTATAIARALINLARGRAVGSHEAIGYMLRAYFLGVRRHVAFELTLLASVKATAGRN, encoded by the coding sequence ATGAACCGCCCGACAGCATCCAACCGCTTAGCCTCCCTTGAGCTGCTGTACGGCCGGACGCTTCGCATCTGCGACGAACTCGAGGAAGTCGCCGACACCCTGCCCAATCCCGACCGCCGTCTTTGCCGGCGGCTGGCGGTCGATCTCGTAGAGAGCGTTTCAGTCGTGACCCGGCGCGAAGAGCAGTATCTGTTTCCCCTCCTCGTCACCCCGGACGAAACGGCCATTGTTACGAGGCTGCGCGAGGAGCATGCGCAAGACCGCTCGACCGCAACGGCTATCGCACGCGCCCTCATCAATCTTGCTCGCGGCCGCGCCGTCGGTTCCCACGAGGCGATCGGCTACATGTTGCGTGCCTATTTCCTCGGCGTCCGTCGCCACGTTGCCTTCGAACTGACGCTGCTTGCCTCAGTCAAGGCCACCGCCGGCCGGAACTGA
- a CDS encoding cytochrome C oxidase subunit IV family protein yields the protein MGSGTEKHLLRVWLVLLGLTSASALAVGFAGSLVGLGFVLSLAMLKARLVVLDFMGLRRSKTVGRALVGWCAILAVLAVAKVAIIQLAVG from the coding sequence ATGGGTAGCGGCACCGAAAAGCACCTGTTGCGGGTCTGGCTCGTGCTTCTTGGTCTGACGTCCGCGAGCGCGCTGGCAGTGGGTTTCGCCGGCAGCCTTGTCGGCCTTGGCTTCGTATTGTCACTGGCGATGCTCAAGGCCCGCCTCGTCGTCCTCGATTTCATGGGGCTTCGCCGCAGTAAGACTGTCGGTCGCGCCCTTGTCGGGTGGTGCGCGATCCTTGCCGTGCTTGCAGTGGCAAAGGTCGCAATCATCCAGCTCGCTGTCGGCTGA
- a CDS encoding cytochrome c has translation MAERLTKTGARNVFYGGSIFFFAIFVGLTAHSHFYMRTTSTDEKTLTDSVARGKHVWERNSCINCHTILGEGAYFAPELGNVWKRYGGDTDPAGARETFKAWMAAQPSGIEGRRQMPQFNLTDQELNDLADFLEWTSRIKTQNWPPNQAG, from the coding sequence ATGGCAGAACGCCTCACAAAAACGGGGGCTCGAAACGTCTTTTACGGCGGCTCGATCTTCTTCTTCGCAATCTTTGTGGGGCTTACCGCCCACAGCCACTTCTACATGCGCACCACCTCGACCGACGAGAAGACGCTGACGGACTCGGTAGCGCGCGGCAAGCATGTCTGGGAGCGCAATTCCTGCATCAACTGCCACACCATCCTGGGCGAGGGGGCCTATTTCGCGCCCGAGCTCGGCAATGTCTGGAAACGTTATGGCGGAGACACCGATCCCGCCGGTGCCCGCGAAACGTTCAAGGCGTGGATGGCCGCGCAGCCCTCGGGGATCGAGGGCCGGCGGCAGATGCCGCAGTTCAACCTCACCGACCAGGAACTGAACGACCTCGCCGACTTCCTCGAGTGGACGAGCCGCATCAAGACCCAGAACTGGCCACCGAACCAGGCCGGCTGA
- a CDS encoding SUMF1/EgtB/PvdO family nonheme iron enzyme, producing the protein MKPRNLLLASAAILPALALSVYLPLHVPARPSALPDMASPQTVVVAPGQLTYRLPGEFQNADLPVDAPEKRVRFRRSFDIMTYQVSAADYARCVADGACEAADGAVERAGDLPATGVSFRDANAYAQWLSDKTGATWRLPTDEEWAFAAAERFSDRGPDLAGGDTIARWLARYRSESEAAKGRDPEPKPQGHFGVNSNGLRDVGGNVWEWTTTCYRRVALGNNGRIDTSTDNCGVRVVGGKHRGYMSFFIRDGKSGGCAAGLPPDNLGIRLVRERPSMLSSFKALWRGAAG; encoded by the coding sequence ATGAAACCACGAAATCTGCTTCTGGCTTCGGCCGCGATCCTTCCAGCACTTGCACTGTCGGTCTATTTGCCTCTGCACGTGCCTGCCCGGCCGTCGGCCTTGCCTGACATGGCCTCTCCCCAGACGGTAGTCGTTGCCCCGGGGCAGTTGACCTACAGGCTGCCGGGCGAATTCCAGAACGCCGACCTGCCCGTCGATGCGCCTGAGAAGCGGGTCCGCTTCCGCCGCTCGTTCGACATCATGACCTATCAGGTGAGCGCCGCCGACTATGCTCGATGTGTTGCCGATGGTGCTTGCGAGGCAGCCGATGGCGCCGTCGAACGAGCTGGCGACCTGCCAGCCACCGGCGTCAGCTTCCGCGACGCGAACGCCTATGCGCAATGGCTGTCCGATAAGACCGGCGCGACATGGCGCCTGCCAACCGATGAGGAATGGGCTTTCGCCGCGGCCGAACGCTTCAGCGACCGGGGACCGGATCTGGCCGGCGGCGACACCATCGCACGCTGGCTGGCGCGCTATCGAAGCGAGTCCGAAGCGGCGAAAGGGCGCGACCCCGAACCCAAGCCGCAAGGGCATTTCGGCGTCAACTCCAACGGTCTCCGTGACGTCGGCGGCAATGTCTGGGAATGGACGACGACGTGCTACCGCAGGGTCGCCCTCGGCAACAATGGGCGCATCGACACCAGCACCGACAATTGCGGCGTGCGCGTCGTCGGGGGCAAACATCGCGGCTACATGTCGTTCTTCATTCGCGATGGCAAGAGCGGCGGCTGCGCGGCAGGTCTTCCACCAGATAATCTCGGTATCCGGCTGGTGCGGGAGCGCCCGTCGATGCTCTCTTCCTTCAAGGCGCTCTGGCGTGGCGCCGCAGGCTAG
- a CDS encoding pseudoazurin, with translation MRHAVVVAAAFAAALLAGAAQAADHQVQMLNKGEKGAMVFQPDFIVAAPGDTVTFVPTDKSHDAESIKDMIPEGATPFKGKMNEQITVTLDKEGVYGVKCTPHYGMGMVALIVVGKPSNLEQAKAVKQTGKAKKVFEGLLAQVPTN, from the coding sequence ATGAGACATGCAGTTGTTGTTGCGGCCGCTTTTGCAGCGGCCCTTCTGGCCGGCGCCGCACAGGCAGCCGATCATCAGGTCCAGATGCTGAACAAGGGCGAAAAGGGGGCCATGGTGTTCCAGCCCGATTTCATCGTCGCGGCACCAGGCGATACCGTCACCTTCGTGCCGACAGACAAATCCCACGATGCCGAGAGCATCAAGGACATGATCCCCGAGGGGGCAACGCCCTTCAAGGGCAAGATGAACGAGCAGATCACCGTCACGCTCGACAAGGAAGGCGTCTACGGCGTCAAGTGCACGCCGCATTACGGCATGGGCATGGTGGCATTGATCGTGGTCGGCAAGCCGAGCAATCTCGAACAGGCAAAGGCGGTCAAGCAGACCGGCAAGGCCAAGAAAGTGTTCGAAGGGTTGCTGGCACAGGTGCCCACCAACTGA